The Mycobacteriales bacterium nucleotide sequence CCGACGGCACTCCGGTCGGGGTGCCGCCGGACGGGGTGCCGCCGTTCGACGAGCCGCCGCTGCAGCCGGCTGCGGCGAGGACGGCAACCGCAGCGAGGAGGATGCGGGTGTTCACGCCACCGACCCTAGGCGGTCGCGGCTTCGGCGTCGTACCCGTCGTCACCCAGGTACGGGCGCCACTGCGGGTCCATCCGGCCCGTGCCGAGCACCCGCCAGGCGATTCCGGTCGGCGCGGCCGGCTGGCGCGGCATCCGCCATCCGAGCTCGGAGATCGCCCGGTCGGCCTTGGTGTGGTTGCAGCGGCGGCAGCACGACACCACGTTCTCCCACACGTGGCTGCCGCCACGGCTGCGCGGGACCACGTGGTCGATGCTGGTCGCCGGGGCCAGGCAGTACACGCACCGGCCACCGTCGCGGGCGAACACCGCGCGGCGGGTCAGCGGGACCGGACCGCGATACGGGACACGCACGAACCGCGCCAGTCGTACGACGAGGGGCAGTCGCAGACTCAGCCGCTCGCTGTGCAGCACCTCGTCGGCGGATTCGACGGCGACCGCCTTGCCGGTCAGCACCAACACCACGGCTCGCCGCTGCGAGACCACGCACAAGGGCTCATAGGTCGCGTTGAGAACGAGCGCGTGAGCCACCGGGTGCCTCCCAAACTTGGGCTCAGCGTAGCCCGACCATGACGCGAACGGCGGGTACCAGAATGGGTGGCGTGATGGAAGCGCCCGGCCCGCAGCCGATCTCGATCGAAGGTGTCGACTCGGCGGCGACCTTCTACGACGCGGTCGGCGGCCACGACACCTTCGAGCGTCTGGTGAGTGGCTTCTACGCCCGCGTCGCGAACGACCCGGTCCTCGTCGAGATCTACCCGCAGGACGACTGGGCCGGCGCCGCGCAGCGGTTGCTGCTCTTCCTCGAGCAGTACTGGGGCGGACCGCGCACCTACTCCGAGACGCGAGGCCACCCACGGCTGCGTGCCCGGCACGTGCCGTTTCGCATCGACGCGGTTGCGCGTGATCACTGGCTGGCCCACATGCGGGCCTCGCTCGACGACGTCGCGTTGCCCGCGGAGGCCGACGAGATCCTGTGGTCCTACCTGACCAACGCCGCCGACGTGCTCGTCAACAGCGACTGAGCCGAGGCCGTCGGGGGACGTCATGGCGTCGTCGTGACGAGGCGCACGCCGAGAGCGTGCAGCGCGAGGGTGACGGGTGTGAAGTAGAACGGGCACCTGCCGGGCCTGGCCTGGCCGCCGGAGAGGATCCCCACGGCGTAGGCGACGCCGCCGCGCCGGATGAACACCGGCGAGCCGGAGTCCCCCTTGGCCGAGGTGCACGTGGCTGCCGTGGCGCGCCACTCGTTGCTGATCGCGATCTTGGCGTGGGCGCGGGAGGAGCTGAACGCGACCGTCTGCGGCCAGCCGACCACGGTGTAGCCGCAGTGCTCTCCCGTCGCGGCGCCGGAGTAGCAGACGTGCTCCCCCGCTTTGACCGTTGCGGTCCCGACCACCGGGATCGACCGCCGCGACGTCATGCCGCCGGTGAAGACGGCCGGTTGGGCGGTGATCCCGGCGGCGAGCCGGACGAACGCGCTGTCCCCCGACTCGCCGACCGTGTAGCTCGACGCCGACACCGTCCCGAGCAGGTCGCCGGGCTCCGTGTCGTCGCCGGAGAGCCGCTCGGTCTGATGCACGAGGTAGGCCGGTCCGCCGGTCAGTGTCGACAGGCAGTGACCGGCCGTGAGCATCCCGAGCGCGTGCGTGCTGACCGAGCGGACCGCGAAGGAGACGGTGCACCCGCTGCCGGACTCCTCGCTGGCATGGCTGCTCCACACATAGATGTCACCGCCGGCGATGCCGACGCCGCTGTCGCGGCTCTGCCGGCCTGCCGGCGTCACTGCCGCGGCGGGCGCGGCGGCCGATGCGAGCATCGGTGCAACGACGGTCGCGGCGAGGCAGGCCGCGAGGAGTCGACGCCTCACGCCGCCGCCCGGTGACCGACGGCGAAGGTCCGGGTGAACGGGAAGACCGTCCCGGCCGGTCCGGCCGGATAGGCCTCACGCAGCCCGGCGCCGCAGTCGGCGAGGAACTCCTCGGTGGCCGCCGGGTCCCCGTCAAGTGCGGTGAGGGCCGGTCGAAGCGCGGTTCCCTTCACCCAGTCCAAGACCGCGTCGTCACCGTGCAACAGGTGCAGGTACGTCGTCTGCCACACGTCGGGTTCGAGGCCGGCCGCGGCGAGCACCGCGAGATAGTCCTCGGGCGCCGCGACGCGGGCCTCCACCCGGCGGGCGTCAGCGAGCCGGTCGCGCCACCTCGGCGAGGAGCACACGTCTCGGATCACCCGATGGGAGGGAGCGTCGAAGTTCGCCGGGACACCGAACGCGAACGCCCCGCCCGGAGCTACCGAACCGGCGATGCGCTCGATCAGGCCCAGCTGGTCGGGAAGCCACTGGAACACCGCGTTGGACACGACCACGTCCGGCGCGCCGTCGGGGTGCCAATCCCGCAAATCGGCGCACACGTAGGTCAAACGATCAAACCGCCCCGAAGTCTCGGCCGCGGCCGCGATCATTTCGGGCGAGCTGTCGACGCCGACCACCGCGGCGTGCGGCCAGCGCCGCGCCAGCGTCGCGGTGAGGTTGCCGGGACCGCAGCCGAGGTCGACGACGAGCCGCGGGGCCTGCACCCGGACCCGCGCCAGCAGGTCGAAGAACGGCCGGGACCGTTCGTCGGCGTACCGCAGGTACTGCCCAGGGTCCCATCCCGGCCCGGCAGCCGCCATCGAGCTCAGTCCCGGGCGAGCCGGCGGTGGGTCACCCGGTGCGGGCGCGCCGCGTCCTCGCCGAGTCGCTCGACCTTGTTGCGTTCGTAGTCGGAGAAGCCGCCCTCGAACCAGTACCAGCGACCTGGCTGCTCCTCGGTGCCCTCCCACGCCAGGATGTGGGTCGCGACCTTGTCGAGGAACCAGCGGTCGTGGCTGATCACGACGGCGCAGCCCGGGAACTCCTCGAGGGCGTCCTCGAGTGAGCGAAGGGTCTCCACGTCGAGGTCGTTGGTCGGCTCGTCGAGCAGCAGGACGTTGCCGCCGGCCTTCAGCGTCAGTGCCAGGTTGAGGCGGTTGCGCTCACCGCCTGACAGCACGCCGGCCGGCTTCTGCTGGTCAGGACCCTTGAAGCCGAACGAAGCGACGTAGGCGCGACTGTTGATGTCGGTCTTGCCCACGATGATGTGGTCGAGGCCGCCGGAGACCACCTCCCACAAGGTGAGCTTCGGGTCGAGGCCGCCGCGACCCTGGTCGACGTAGGAGATCTCGACCGTCTCGCCGATCTTCAGCTCCCCGGCGTCGGGCTTCTCCTCGCCGACGATCGTCTTGAACAACGTCGTCTTGCCGACGCCGTTGGGACCCATGATCCCGACGATGCCGCCGCGCGGCAGCGAGAACGACAGGTCGTCGATCAGCACCCGGTCCCCGAAGCCCTTGGTCAGCCCGACCGCCTCGATGACCTGCGACCCGAGACGCGGGCCCGGCGGGATCTGGATCATGTCGGTCTCGATCGGGGCGCTGCGGTCGGCCTCCGCGACGAGCTCCTCGAAGCGGGCGAGCCGGGCCTTGCTCTTGGCCTGCCGCGCCTTCGGGTTCGAGCGCACCCACTCGAGCTCCCGCTCGATCGCCTTCTTGCGTTTGGCGTCCTTCGCGCCTTCGACCTTGATCCGGGCGGCCTTGGCGTCCAGGTACGTCGTGTAGTTGCCCTCGTAGGGGTAGGCACGGCCGCGGTCGAGCTCGAGGATCCACTCGGCGACGTTGTCGAGGAAGTAACGGTCGTGGGTGACGGCCAGCACCGTCCCGGGATAGGTCGCCAGGTGCTGTTCGAGCCAGTTCACGCTCTCGGCGTCGAGATGGTTCGTCGGCTCGTCGAGCAGCAGCAGGTCGGGCTGTTCGAGCAGGAGCTTGCACAGCGCCACCCGGCGCCGCTCGCCGCCGGACAGGACG carries:
- a CDS encoding HNH endonuclease, with the translated sequence MAHALVLNATYEPLCVVSQRRAVVLVLTGKAVAVESADEVLHSERLSLRLPLVVRLARFVRVPYRGPVPLTRRAVFARDGGRCVYCLAPATSIDHVVPRSRGGSHVWENVVSCCRRCNHTKADRAISELGWRMPRQPAAPTGIAWRVLGTGRMDPQWRPYLGDDGYDAEAATA
- a CDS encoding methyltransferase domain-containing protein, producing the protein MAAAGPGWDPGQYLRYADERSRPFFDLLARVRVQAPRLVVDLGCGPGNLTATLARRWPHAAVVGVDSSPEMIAAAAETSGRFDRLTYVCADLRDWHPDGAPDVVVSNAVFQWLPDQLGLIERIAGSVAPGGAFAFGVPANFDAPSHRVIRDVCSSPRWRDRLADARRVEARVAAPEDYLAVLAAAGLEPDVWQTTYLHLLHGDDAVLDWVKGTALRPALTALDGDPAATEEFLADCGAGLREAYPAGPAGTVFPFTRTFAVGHRAAA
- a CDS encoding S1 family peptidase, producing MRRRLLAACLAATVVAPMLASAAAPAAAVTPAGRQSRDSGVGIAGGDIYVWSSHASEESGSGCTVSFAVRSVSTHALGMLTAGHCLSTLTGGPAYLVHQTERLSGDDTEPGDLLGTVSASSYTVGESGDSAFVRLAAGITAQPAVFTGGMTSRRSIPVVGTATVKAGEHVCYSGAATGEHCGYTVVGWPQTVAFSSSRAHAKIAISNEWRATAATCTSAKGDSGSPVFIRRGGVAYAVGILSGGQARPGRCPFYFTPVTLALHALGVRLVTTTP
- a CDS encoding globin, with product MEAPGPQPISIEGVDSAATFYDAVGGHDTFERLVSGFYARVANDPVLVEIYPQDDWAGAAQRLLLFLEQYWGGPRTYSETRGHPRLRARHVPFRIDAVARDHWLAHMRASLDDVALPAEADEILWSYLTNAADVLVNSD
- the ettA gene encoding energy-dependent translational throttle protein EttA; its protein translation is MAQYIYSMRNVRKAHGDKVILDDVTLSFLPGAKIGVVGPNGAGKSSVLKIMAGLDTASNGDATLSPGYSVGILLQEPPLDETKDVRGNVDEAVAATKALVDRFNEVAEKMATEYTDELGTEMGVLQEQIDHAGGWDIDSRIEMAMDALRCPPGDADVTVLSGGERRRVALCKLLLEQPDLLLLDEPTNHLDAESVNWLEQHLATYPGTVLAVTHDRYFLDNVAEWILELDRGRAYPYEGNYTTYLDAKAARIKVEGAKDAKRKKAIERELEWVRSNPKARQAKSKARLARFEELVAEADRSAPIETDMIQIPPGPRLGSQVIEAVGLTKGFGDRVLIDDLSFSLPRGGIVGIMGPNGVGKTTLFKTIVGEEKPDAGELKIGETVEISYVDQGRGGLDPKLTLWEVVSGGLDHIIVGKTDINSRAYVASFGFKGPDQQKPAGVLSGGERNRLNLALTLKAGGNVLLLDEPTNDLDVETLRSLEDALEEFPGCAVVISHDRWFLDKVATHILAWEGTEEQPGRWYWFEGGFSDYERNKVERLGEDAARPHRVTHRRLARD